A genomic window from Plodia interpunctella isolate USDA-ARS_2022_Savannah chromosome 29, ilPloInte3.2, whole genome shotgun sequence includes:
- the Pisd gene encoding phosphatidylserine decarboxylase proenzyme, mitochondrial — protein sequence MFPPTLIRSCLPVINPMLKRRPHCPFRQTSTLHSHQHQTKTSNTLQKTRWMNLRTIITRWVPLGSVMYVGWCYIRASINYEVSKVEIRFYEMFPFRITSRLWGHIAACELPTSVRNFVYGTYVRMFNVNLSDAAVSDLRYYKSLSAFFTRALRDGARYISPAPCVSPCDGVVLNCGPADTDKIEQVKGVTYSLEEFLGDNKWSPKKADNYYESLLTDKRNILHQCIIYLAPGDYHRFHSPCDWTATFRRHFAGKLLSVNPWMAKLIPGLFTMNERAVYIGKWKHGFFSMTAVGATNVGSIEIYRDPELQTNTKGKRNRIDERELGTVDLKKGELFGQFNMGSTIILLFEAPQEFKFEFAAGDRVLVGEALTATAKEHAR from the coding sequence ATGTTCCCGCCGACGTTGATACGAAGCTGCCTCCCAGTTATAAATCCGATGCTGAAACGGCGTCCGCACTGTCCGTTTCGTCAAACTTCTACTCTGCATAGCCATCAACACCAAACAAAGACTTCGAACACTCTACAGAAGACGAGATGGATGAATCTCAGGACTATAATAACTCGCTGGGTGCCTCTAGGCAGCGTTATGTACGTGGGTTGGTGCTACATACGAGCTAGTATCAACTACGAGGTTTCCAAGGTTGAAATCCGCTTTTACGAAATGTTTCCTTTTCGTATAACCAGTCGACTGTGGGGACACATCGCTGCTTGTGAATTGCCAACTTCAGTAAGGAACTTCGTGTACGGGACATACGTGAGAatgtttaatgttaatttgagCGATGCTGCCGTGAGTGATCTACggtattataaaagtttatccGCTTTTTTTACGCGCGCGCTGCGCGATGGAGCGCGGTACATATCTCCGGCGCCATGCGTGTCTCCTTGTGATGGTGTGGTACTCAACTGCGGCCCGGCAGATACTGACAAGATAGAGCAGGTGAAAGGAGTCACCTACAGCCTTGAGGAATTTCTAGGTGACAACAAATGGTCTCCAAAGAAAGCTGATAACTATTACGAGTCATTGCTCACTGATAAAAGGAATATATTACATCAGTGCATCATATACTTGGCTCCTGGTGACTACCACAGATTCCACTCCCCGTGTGACTGGACGGCGACGTTCCGGAGGCACTTCGCCGGGAAGCTGTTGTCGGTGAATCCTTGGATGGCAAAATTAATACCAGGTTTGTTTACAATGAACGAACGAGCCgtttatataggtaaatgGAAACATGGCTTCTTCAGCATGACAGCTGTTGGGGCAACGAATGTGGGTTCGATAGAGATCTATCGCGATCCTGAATTACAAACGAATACGAAAGGAAAACGTAACCGAATTGACGAACGAGAATTAGGCACAGTGGATTTGAAGAAAGGAGAATTATTTGGACAGTTTAATATGGGCAgtacaataattttactttttgagGCACCACAGGAGTTCAAGTTTGAGTTTGCAGCTGGAGATCGCGTTCTGGTCGGCGAGGCTCTCACAGCAACTGCGAAGGAGCATGCAAGATGA
- the LOC128682029 gene encoding zinc finger protein 808-like isoform X3 — MSVCNGVNTKKFSRKRTQPSRLGESKTHIEEKDIAFEIFRGFEKKPVVVVPRYDITPFLNKSRKTINTRNLRTNNTVVQAKNVASLIKFVKDCSVRVASHDLRKLQGSLSIQSPRSDISESNADEEMGHLRCKICEKVYSSEKKLQNHQQNKHMIVYRPEKKPQKKVSFSDHVIIHEVKEYHKCRKCPRIFEDYKSLKSHMKEFHKKRKCYICNYCNKKFVDRMFFKVHIRLHCDVCGVLLKNKSKFQEHRRSVCRVLKMHLCKTCNCSFFRFMDLKDHSYEHLSTFFICDICKDQFATKCAVAHHISFLHCKRRPTLMYDMRNLGSERLYLCNFCDESSVDRDLIEAHVQALPDLSNRAMTDAGKRKGKRKN; from the exons ATGTCCGTTTGCAATGGAGTTAACACAAAAAAGTTCTCACGTAAACGTACCCAGCCCTCAAGACTTGGTGAAAGCAAGACGCATATTGAAGAGAAAGATATCGCGTTTGAAATATTTCGGGGCTTCGAAAAGAAGCCCGTGGTTGTCGTGCCTCGTTACGACATCACCCCGTTTCTAAACAAATCCCGCAAAACAATCAATACTAGAAATCTACGAACAAATAACACAGTCGTCCAAGCGAAAAATGTCGCCAGTCTCATTAAGTTCGTGAAGGACTGTTCAGTGAGGGTTGCGAGTCATGACTTAAGAAAGCTACAAGGATCGTTGTCGATTCAGTCTCCACGTTCAGATATCTCAGAGTCCAATGCCGACGAAGAAATGGGTCATCTAAGGTGTAAAATTTGCGAAAAAGTATATTCAAGCGAAAAGAAACTGCAGAACCACCagcaaaataaacatatgatCGTGTACAGGCCAGAAAAGAAGCCGCAGAAAAAGGTATCCTTCTCTGACCATGTGATAATCCACGAAGTAAAGGAATACCACAAATGCAGGAAGTGCCCTAGGATATTTGAAGACTACAAGTCGTTAAAAAGCCATATGAAGGAATTCCATAAAAAACGTAAATGTTACATTTGTaactattgtaataaaaagtttgtgGACAGGATGTTTTTCAAAGTCCATATACGGCTGCACTGTGATGTTTGTGGTGTGCTATTAAAGAACAAGtctaaatttcaagaacacCGTCGATCAGTCTGTCGCGTGCTGAAAATGCACCTTTGCAAAACTTGTAACTGCTCTTTCTTTAGATTTATGGATTTAAAAGACCATAGCTACGAACATTtgagtacattttttatttgtgacatATGTAAAGATCAGTTTGCTACGAAATGTGCAGTAGCGCATCACATATCATTTTTACATTGTAAACGTAGACCAACATTGATGTACGACATGAGAAATTTGGGATCAGAGAGGTTGTACCTTTGTAACTTCTGTGACGAAAGCTCTGTTGACCGTGATTTGATAGAGGCCCACGTTCAAGCCTTGCCAGACTTGTCAAACCGTGCAATGACAG ATGCGGGAAAAAGAAAAGGCaaaaggaaaaattaa
- the LOC128682029 gene encoding uncharacterized protein LOC128682029 isoform X2, protein MSVCNGVNTKKFSRKRTQPSRLGESKTHIEEKDIAFEIFRGFEKKPVVVVPRYDITPFLNKSRKTINTRNLRTNNTVVQAKNVASLIKFVKDCSVRVASHDLRKLQGSLSIQSPRSDISESNADEEMGHLRCKICEKVYSSEKKLQNHQQNKHMIVYRPEKKPQKKMREKEKAKGKIKTTYKVGEKIPEYMMPSIVLEKISIGGKVLEDTIDFVDVNNFDIHHGLIKKAIVDPKSKKTLLSKHQCPTCHKYFSSRYCMNRHIENVHHANRDYENLRCKVCEEIFVWPSLLQSHKCIRSFIPEMPFEDARSEIHFDNLHEITQNGIDDFNITDHEDYINSVDFEIPAPIVTLSECDEQYIPNDNPIQNLGYKVIMQEVPIEF, encoded by the exons ATGTCCGTTTGCAATGGAGTTAACACAAAAAAGTTCTCACGTAAACGTACCCAGCCCTCAAGACTTGGTGAAAGCAAGACGCATATTGAAGAGAAAGATATCGCGTTTGAAATATTTCGGGGCTTCGAAAAGAAGCCCGTGGTTGTCGTGCCTCGTTACGACATCACCCCGTTTCTAAACAAATCCCGCAAAACAATCAATACTAGAAATCTACGAACAAATAACACAGTCGTCCAAGCGAAAAATGTCGCCAGTCTCATTAAGTTCGTGAAGGACTGTTCAGTGAGGGTTGCGAGTCATGACTTAAGAAAGCTACAAGGATCGTTGTCGATTCAGTCTCCACGTTCAGATATCTCAGAGTCCAATGCCGACGAAGAAATGGGTCATCTAAGGTGTAAAATTTGCGAAAAAGTATATTCAAGCGAAAAGAAACTGCAGAACCACCagcaaaataaacatatgatCGTGTACAGGCCAGAAAAGAAGCCGCAGAAAAAG ATGCGGGAAAAAGAAAAGGCaaaaggaaaaattaaaactacatatAAAGTTGGTGAAAAGATTCCAGAGTATATGATGCCGAGTATTGTTTTGGAGAAAATCAGTATCGGGGGCAAAGTTCTCGAGGACACTATAGATTTCGTTGACGTCAACAATTTTGACATTCATCATGGATTGATCAAGAAAGCAATAGTAGACCCCAAGAGTAAAAAGACTCTTCTTTCCAAGCATCAGTGCCCG ACCTGTCACAAATATTTCTCGTCAAGATACTGCATGAACCGACACATAGAGAATGTACACCATGCAAACCGAGACTACGAGAACTTGAGGtgtaaagtttgtgaggaaatatttgtttggCCATCCCTCCTCCAATCACACAAATGTATCCGCTCTTTCATCCCAGAAATGCCTTTCGAAGATGCCAGATCGGAGATACATTTTGACAACCTTCACGAAATAACCCAAAATGGAATAGATGACTTTAATATAACAGATCATGAAGACTACATAAACTCAGTGGACTTTGAAATACCAGCTCCAATTGTGACATTGAGTGAGTGTGATGAACAGTATATTCCAAATGACAATCCGATACAGAACTTAGGTTATAAAGTGATTATGCAAGAAGTACCTATAGAATTTTAA
- the LOC128682029 gene encoding zinc finger protein 287-like isoform X1: MSVCNGVNTKKFSRKRTQPSRLGESKTHIEEKDIAFEIFRGFEKKPVVVVPRYDITPFLNKSRKTINTRNLRTNNTVVQAKNVASLIKFVKDCSVRVASHDLRKLQGSLSIQSPRSDISESNADEEMGHLRCKICEKVYSSEKKLQNHQQNKHMIVYRPEKKPQKKVSFSDHVIIHEVKEYHKCRKCPRIFEDYKSLKSHMKEFHKKRKCYICNYCNKKFVDRMFFKVHIRLHCDVCGVLLKNKSKFQEHRRSVCRVLKMHLCKTCNCSFFRFMDLKDHSYEHLSTFFICDICKDQFATKCAVAHHISFLHCKRRPTLMYDMRNLGSERLYLCNFCDESSVDRDLIEAHVQALPDLSNRAMTGYKDYYFCDQCLKKFDTEKDMLQHKWTHFLKTTDNSQMREKEKAKGKIKTTYKVGEKIPEYMMPSIVLEKISIGGKVLEDTIDFVDVNNFDIHHGLIKKAIVDPKSKKTLLSKHQCPTCHKYFSSRYCMNRHIENVHHANRDYENLRCKVCEEIFVWPSLLQSHKCIRSFIPEMPFEDARSEIHFDNLHEITQNGIDDFNITDHEDYINSVDFEIPAPIVTLSECDEQYIPNDNPIQNLGYKVIMQEVPIEF; this comes from the exons ATGTCCGTTTGCAATGGAGTTAACACAAAAAAGTTCTCACGTAAACGTACCCAGCCCTCAAGACTTGGTGAAAGCAAGACGCATATTGAAGAGAAAGATATCGCGTTTGAAATATTTCGGGGCTTCGAAAAGAAGCCCGTGGTTGTCGTGCCTCGTTACGACATCACCCCGTTTCTAAACAAATCCCGCAAAACAATCAATACTAGAAATCTACGAACAAATAACACAGTCGTCCAAGCGAAAAATGTCGCCAGTCTCATTAAGTTCGTGAAGGACTGTTCAGTGAGGGTTGCGAGTCATGACTTAAGAAAGCTACAAGGATCGTTGTCGATTCAGTCTCCACGTTCAGATATCTCAGAGTCCAATGCCGACGAAGAAATGGGTCATCTAAGGTGTAAAATTTGCGAAAAAGTATATTCAAGCGAAAAGAAACTGCAGAACCACCagcaaaataaacatatgatCGTGTACAGGCCAGAAAAGAAGCCGCAGAAAAAGGTATCCTTCTCTGACCATGTGATAATCCACGAAGTAAAGGAATACCACAAATGCAGGAAGTGCCCTAGGATATTTGAAGACTACAAGTCGTTAAAAAGCCATATGAAGGAATTCCATAAAAAACGTAAATGTTACATTTGTaactattgtaataaaaagtttgtgGACAGGATGTTTTTCAAAGTCCATATACGGCTGCACTGTGATGTTTGTGGTGTGCTATTAAAGAACAAGtctaaatttcaagaacacCGTCGATCAGTCTGTCGCGTGCTGAAAATGCACCTTTGCAAAACTTGTAACTGCTCTTTCTTTAGATTTATGGATTTAAAAGACCATAGCTACGAACATTtgagtacattttttatttgtgacatATGTAAAGATCAGTTTGCTACGAAATGTGCAGTAGCGCATCACATATCATTTTTACATTGTAAACGTAGACCAACATTGATGTACGACATGAGAAATTTGGGATCAGAGAGGTTGTACCTTTGTAACTTCTGTGACGAAAGCTCTGTTGACCGTGATTTGATAGAGGCCCACGTTCAAGCCTTGCCAGACTTGTCAAACCGTGCAATGACAGgttataaagattattatttctgtGATCAGTGCTTGAAGAAGTTTGACACAGAGAAAGACATGTTACAACACAAATGGACACATTTTCTAAAGACTACTGACAATTCACAGATGCGGGAAAAAGAAAAGGCaaaaggaaaaattaaaactacatatAAAGTTGGTGAAAAGATTCCAGAGTATATGATGCCGAGTATTGTTTTGGAGAAAATCAGTATCGGGGGCAAAGTTCTCGAGGACACTATAGATTTCGTTGACGTCAACAATTTTGACATTCATCATGGATTGATCAAGAAAGCAATAGTAGACCCCAAGAGTAAAAAGACTCTTCTTTCCAAGCATCAGTGCCCG ACCTGTCACAAATATTTCTCGTCAAGATACTGCATGAACCGACACATAGAGAATGTACACCATGCAAACCGAGACTACGAGAACTTGAGGtgtaaagtttgtgaggaaatatttgtttggCCATCCCTCCTCCAATCACACAAATGTATCCGCTCTTTCATCCCAGAAATGCCTTTCGAAGATGCCAGATCGGAGATACATTTTGACAACCTTCACGAAATAACCCAAAATGGAATAGATGACTTTAATATAACAGATCATGAAGACTACATAAACTCAGTGGACTTTGAAATACCAGCTCCAATTGTGACATTGAGTGAGTGTGATGAACAGTATATTCCAAATGACAATCCGATACAGAACTTAGGTTATAAAGTGATTATGCAAGAAGTACCTATAGAATTTTAA